In Rosa chinensis cultivar Old Blush chromosome 1, RchiOBHm-V2, whole genome shotgun sequence, a genomic segment contains:
- the LOC112191017 gene encoding uncharacterized protein LOC112191017, translating to MEHNDPSQLCHGYPLGDNNLRVSVSVAIEENALVPFPVGDEIRTVRQAMGSWVPWPKELVIMSPVKKPERKRKKKVVQEDELSEDELSLQSLAASLPNSLSMLCMWGEVGFKDRKAITIQIEAEVFGRARKTFILRQDVHIIATMNELTGNCIVIYQRYLYDVLSQYKMLDMVAFVDPAMIGAIGCGKGQERSQHIKERLVSAKPGQIFMLPYNSDKHWVLTVVDPEQEIVYFMDPMKRRLPTGEWVSIVDSAISMYNAHKGRKGRSSPIWKNLSGIPPQPNNKECGYFVMRYMRDIIEDKDFSFVNKWERRSSLVYTQVDIDEIRNEWARFVVNRYV from the exons ATGGAACACAATGACCCCTCCCAACTTTGTCATGGTTATCCACTAGGGGATAATAATTTGCGTGTTTCAGTCTCTGTTGCAATTGAGGAGAACGCCTTAGTTCCGTTTCCTGTGGGTGATGAAATACGAACTGTTAGGCAGGCCATGGGGAGTTGGGTACCATGGCCGAAAGAGCTTGTCATAATGTCACCTGTGAAG AAAcctgagaggaagagaaaaaagaaagtggtACAGGAAGACGAACTCTCTGAGGATGAGTTGAGCCTACAATCATTGGCAGCTTCCTTACCAAATTCATTGAGCATGTTGTGCATGTGGGGTGAGGTCGGATTCAAAGATAGGAAGGCTATCACCATTCAAATTGAGGCTGAAGTGTTTGGCCGTGCACGGAAAACATTTATACTACGGCAAGATGTGCACATAATTGCAACCATGAACGAATTAACTGGGAACTGCATAGTGATATAccagag GTACCTCTATGATGTCCTGAGTCAATATAAAATGTTggatatggttgcttttgttgaCCCTGCGATGATTGGTGCAATTGGGTGTGGGAAAGGTCAAGAAAGGTCCCAACATATAAAGGAGAGGCTGGTATCTGCAAAACCTGGACAGATTTTCATGCTGCCGTATAACTCAGA TAAACATTGGGTACTGACTGTTGTGGATCCCGAAcaagaaattgtttattttatgGATCCCATGAAGAGGCGGTTACCCACCGGAGAATGGGTTTCCATTGTTGATAG TGCAATATCTATGTATAATGCACACAAGGGTAGGAAAGGCCGAAGTTCACCTATATGGAAAAATTTGTCG GGTATTCCTCCTCAACCGAACAACAAGGAGTGCGGCTACTTTGTCATGCGATACATgagagacatcattgaggaTAAAGACTTTTCATTTGTTAACAAG tgggagagaagaAGCAGCCTTGTTTATACCCAAGTGGATATTGATGAGATAAGGAATGAGTGGGCTAGGTTTGTGGTTAATAGATACGTGTAG